One window of Archangium lipolyticum genomic DNA carries:
- a CDS encoding sigma factor, which translates to MYEQYGDLAHRRCLQLVRRPEDAEDALQETFPRVRRHGPPREASHTRPPPSLVLAQAPRFDSFDTVSGTPSLGALLLWIAIRSRRQ; encoded by the coding sequence CTGTACGAGCAGTACGGCGACCTGGCGCACCGGCGCTGCCTCCAATTGGTACGCCGCCCGGAGGATGCCGAGGATGCCTTGCAGGAGACCTTCCCGCGGGTGCGACGCCATGGCCCGCCACGGGAGGCGTCGCATACCCGTCCACCCCCAAGCCTCGTTCTCGCTCAAGCCCCTCGCTTCGACTCCTTTGACACCGTCTCTGGGACACCGTCTCTGGGCGCGCTGCTGCTCTGGATCGCCATTCGTAGCCGCCGCCAGTGA
- a CDS encoding DUF3592 domain-containing protein, which yields MIVIAVAILAFGGFDFLRTLRFVLYAEAAHAEVVSVSSQGDGQHIMFKGYPERVTFSDSHGNVHTATIYYGQSNPHRLGKTVKVLYNEYDPAGTARYGDAARLWIPPGAFLFVGAMGLYCAFVARNRGY from the coding sequence ATGATCGTCATCGCCGTGGCCATCCTGGCGTTTGGCGGCTTCGATTTCCTGCGCACCTTGCGGTTCGTATTGTACGCCGAGGCGGCGCACGCAGAGGTGGTCTCTGTGAGCAGCCAGGGGGACGGCCAACACATCATGTTCAAGGGCTATCCGGAGAGGGTCACGTTCTCGGATTCACACGGCAACGTGCACACCGCCACCATCTACTATGGGCAGTCGAACCCCCATCGGCTGGGGAAGACCGTCAAGGTTCTGTACAACGAGTACGACCCGGCCGGTACCGCGCGCTACGGGGACGCGGCCCGGCTCTGGATCCCGCCGGGCGCCTTTCTGTTCGTCGGCGCCATGGGGCTGTACTGCGCGTTCGTGGCCCGGAACCGCGGCTACTGA
- a CDS encoding SH3 domain-containing protein, with translation MSLLPLLLVLAATPSESASAAPREGVLVYEGPVDVTAAPSTYGFTTYAKGDTSFVAVDEANLRGSASLDAPVVRTLRLGSVLQVLEVASGTVLVKDRVDRWYRVRTSEAEPQEGFVLGNVLTPLAATRDLDGDGQEERLAVSFTSDFMVRVRVVEPELAARKKRAVAALDFLLPEAAAGRRGGRARLVPVSAKELGMEPSPRAFGLELCATSCVVHAVAYEAKKGVVGTLSVPPEVRAGVTLYAKPRKLLSIYIKGEDEIPDERITCSLIGKVRGGTYDQKEVLTCADEGNSKIGPPSRSAYHYLMLGGAQLLRPGSQEGYATGMDAHLKSEGYNVRLEPNTLLPGLTPPEELYADARGRIRLRFRSPDKYVRSAVEVAFVHPTLGTVTMTRPGAKGLEEGNPLGFNGFYVPEPAGGFLFYAYERDFSAKEVTWKEPRPEGVSYSLQYDLGCGRVRAVNPAPADVRAADLVEVGQVKGAGPIFTLKDSEHPDVERTWKEFHDFPPTHPSYVSKEGFFESSPPLFWWDSFGRLLRVLPTDLSVPCMEEPIVYFYPERPMHVRYTLAPEVRVARAEPLARDNAWTFLATPQGLLEEVDAAPGRARRTFKRLFWEGTSVRFPPPAEGVCLPGSRTSEYFREVLPRLGLQPHETEDFLEAWVPRMEGAAFNVIGFHPREVVDRLAPVRVSPAPTWMIRILMDATPVEECPELQAPVLPEAMPAREGFSVVEWGGVLRENR, from the coding sequence ATGAGCCTGCTCCCACTCCTGCTCGTCCTCGCGGCTACGCCGTCCGAAAGTGCCTCCGCCGCCCCACGTGAGGGCGTGCTCGTCTACGAGGGACCCGTCGACGTGACGGCGGCGCCCTCTACCTATGGCTTCACGACCTACGCCAAGGGAGACACGTCCTTCGTCGCGGTGGACGAGGCCAACCTGCGCGGCAGCGCCTCCCTCGACGCGCCGGTGGTGCGCACGCTGCGGCTGGGCAGTGTGCTGCAGGTGCTGGAGGTCGCCTCCGGGACGGTCCTCGTGAAGGATCGGGTGGACCGCTGGTACCGCGTGCGCACGTCGGAGGCCGAGCCGCAAGAGGGCTTCGTCCTGGGCAACGTGCTGACACCGCTCGCGGCCACGCGGGACCTGGACGGGGACGGACAGGAGGAGCGCCTGGCGGTCAGCTTCACCTCGGACTTCATGGTCCGCGTGCGCGTCGTGGAGCCAGAGCTCGCCGCCAGGAAGAAGCGAGCCGTGGCGGCGTTGGACTTCCTCCTGCCCGAGGCGGCGGCCGGCAGGCGCGGAGGCCGCGCGCGGCTGGTCCCGGTGTCCGCCAAGGAGCTCGGCATGGAGCCCTCACCGAGGGCCTTCGGGCTCGAGCTGTGCGCGACGAGCTGCGTGGTGCACGCCGTGGCGTACGAGGCGAAGAAGGGCGTCGTGGGCACCCTCTCCGTTCCTCCCGAGGTGCGCGCGGGCGTGACCCTGTACGCGAAACCCAGGAAGCTCTTGTCGATCTACATCAAGGGCGAGGACGAAATCCCCGACGAGCGCATCACCTGCAGCCTCATTGGCAAGGTGCGGGGGGGCACGTATGACCAGAAGGAGGTGCTCACCTGTGCCGACGAAGGCAACAGCAAGATTGGCCCCCCCTCCCGGTCCGCCTACCACTACCTGATGCTGGGGGGCGCGCAGTTGCTGCGGCCGGGCTCCCAGGAGGGCTACGCGACGGGGATGGACGCGCACCTCAAGAGCGAGGGCTACAACGTGAGGCTGGAGCCGAACACCCTCCTGCCCGGCCTCACGCCTCCGGAGGAGCTGTACGCGGATGCGCGTGGACGGATCCGCCTGCGGTTCCGCTCACCGGACAAGTACGTGCGCTCCGCCGTGGAGGTGGCCTTCGTGCACCCCACGCTCGGCACCGTGACGATGACACGGCCGGGAGCGAAGGGCCTGGAGGAGGGAAACCCGCTGGGCTTCAACGGCTTCTACGTGCCCGAGCCCGCCGGAGGCTTCCTCTTCTATGCCTACGAGCGAGACTTCTCGGCCAAGGAGGTGACGTGGAAGGAGCCGAGGCCCGAGGGAGTCTCCTACTCCCTGCAGTACGACCTGGGTTGTGGGCGCGTGAGGGCCGTGAATCCCGCGCCCGCGGATGTGCGGGCCGCGGACCTCGTGGAGGTGGGCCAGGTGAAGGGCGCCGGGCCGATCTTCACCCTGAAGGACAGCGAGCATCCGGACGTGGAGCGCACGTGGAAGGAGTTTCACGACTTTCCGCCCACGCACCCGTCGTACGTGAGCAAGGAGGGGTTCTTCGAGAGTTCGCCCCCCCTCTTCTGGTGGGACTCCTTCGGGAGACTGCTGCGGGTGCTGCCCACGGACCTCTCGGTGCCGTGCATGGAAGAGCCCATCGTCTATTTCTATCCGGAGCGGCCCATGCACGTGCGCTACACGCTCGCGCCGGAGGTTCGGGTGGCCCGGGCCGAGCCGCTCGCGCGAGACAATGCCTGGACGTTCCTCGCCACGCCCCAGGGGCTTCTCGAGGAGGTGGACGCGGCTCCGGGAAGGGCACGGCGGACCTTCAAGCGCCTGTTCTGGGAGGGGACGTCGGTGCGCTTCCCTCCGCCGGCCGAGGGGGTGTGCCTCCCCGGCTCGCGGACGAGCGAGTACTTCCGCGAGGTGCTGCCGCGCCTGGGTCTGCAGCCACACGAGACGGAGGACTTCCTCGAGGCGTGGGTGCCGCGCATGGAGGGAGCGGCCTTCAACGTCATCGGGTTCCACCCGCGCGAGGTGGTGGACAGGCTGGCTCCGGTGCGGGTGTCACCGGCTCCCACGTGGATGATTCGCATCCTCATGGACGCGACGCCCGTGGAGGAGTGCCCCGAGCTCCAAGCCCCCGTGCTGCCGGAGGCGATGCCCGCGCGCGAGGGGTTCTCGGTCGTGGAGTGGGGAGGAGTCCTGCGCGAGAACCGCTGA